Proteins from a genomic interval of Mesobacillus sp. S13:
- a CDS encoding NAD(P)-dependent alcohol dehydrogenase has protein sequence MRAAIYSNYGSPEVLGIKDIEKPSIKEQDRVLIRVHSASVNTMDYLYRKGYLPTRLDNGLTKPKNSILGIDVAGTIEVVGENVRKFKVGDPVFGSCFGSHSEYVSPRENFLCHMPKNITFEEAAAIPCAAQTALQALRDVAQVKQGQRILIYGASGGVGHFAVQLANYYGAEVTAVCSTSNLDWVKDLGAHYVLIILRKISLIIQINTMLFWMLLVSEPFSVAYVL, from the coding sequence GTGAGAGCAGCAATTTATAGTAACTACGGTTCCCCTGAAGTTTTGGGTATAAAGGATATTGAAAAGCCATCCATCAAAGAACAAGACAGGGTGTTGATTCGTGTTCACAGTGCATCTGTCAATACTATGGACTATTTGTACCGAAAGGGTTATTTACCAACAAGATTGGATAATGGACTAACAAAACCCAAAAATTCCATACTGGGCATAGATGTTGCGGGTACTATTGAGGTTGTCGGTGAAAATGTTCGCAAATTTAAGGTGGGTGACCCGGTGTTCGGGAGTTGCTTCGGGTCCCATTCTGAATATGTCTCTCCACGTGAAAATTTCCTATGTCATATGCCGAAAAATATAACTTTTGAAGAAGCGGCTGCTATACCGTGTGCTGCTCAAACTGCGTTACAAGCATTGAGAGATGTAGCACAGGTAAAGCAAGGACAAAGAATCTTAATATATGGAGCATCTGGAGGAGTAGGGCATTTTGCTGTTCAACTTGCAAATTACTATGGGGCTGAAGTAACTGCCGTTTGTAGCACCTCCAATTTAGACTGGGTTAAGGACCTTGGGGCTCATTATGTCTTGATTATACTAAGGAAGATTTCACTGATCATACAAATAAATACGATGTTATTCTGGATGCTGTTGGTAAGCGAACCTTTTTCAGTTGCTTACGTTCTTTAA
- a CDS encoding NAD(P)H-dependent oxidoreductase, with amino-acid sequence MNVLIVFAHPDGQSLNGALKDRTVGILEQNGHKVEVSDLYKKKFKAIADQDDFLVLKNPNRFNYISEQYHALKNNTFAADIVEEQRLVSWADLIIFQYPMWWTDAPAILKGWFDRVFSYSFAYGPGRYEEGNLKGKAAIVSVTHGAEDLSEYGENGIKGKVEERLFNIQHEKLYYCGMTVLEPFLFPAGADEETRLQHIQAWEERLAGLKDEILVDI; translated from the coding sequence ATGAATGTTCTCATCGTATTCGCCCATCCGGACGGACAATCATTGAATGGGGCACTGAAAGACAGAACGGTTGGAATCCTGGAACAGAATGGCCATAAGGTAGAAGTATCGGACCTTTATAAAAAGAAATTTAAAGCAATTGCAGATCAAGATGATTTCCTTGTCCTTAAAAATCCAAACCGTTTCAATTATATTTCTGAACAATATCATGCACTGAAAAATAATACCTTTGCAGCTGACATTGTCGAAGAGCAAAGGTTAGTAAGCTGGGCGGACTTAATCATTTTTCAATATCCGATGTGGTGGACAGATGCCCCTGCCATATTGAAGGGATGGTTTGATCGAGTGTTCTCGTACAGCTTTGCCTACGGTCCAGGACGTTATGAAGAAGGGAACTTAAAGGGGAAAGCGGCCATTGTATCTGTGACCCATGGCGCAGAGGATCTATCGGAGTATGGAGAAAATGGAATAAAAGGCAAAGTCGAAGAGCGCTTGTTCAATATTCAGCACGAGAAGCTTTACTATTGTGGGATGACCGTCTTAGAACCGTTCCTATTCCCGGCAGGTGCAGATGAGGAGACGAGAC
- a CDS encoding zinc-binding dehydrogenase — protein MLDAVGKRTFFSCLRSLTEKGVYITEHLFFPKYHPFQVMIGSFLGKKKAKIHFTKPNDGDLAFLCSLVEQEKLKPVIEKCYPLEQIVEAHQHMESGRTKGKIVLRIT, from the coding sequence ATTCTGGATGCTGTTGGTAAGCGAACCTTTTTCAGTTGCTTACGTTCTTTAACCGAGAAAGGTGTTTATATTACTGAACACTTATTTTTCCCTAAATATCATCCGTTTCAAGTGATGATAGGATCATTCTTAGGTAAAAAAAAGGCAAAGATTCATTTTACAAAACCCAATGATGGAGACTTGGCTTTTTTATGTAGTCTTGTGGAACAAGAAAAGTTAAAACCTGTTATTGAAAAATGTTATCCCTTGGAACAGATTGTAGAGGCTCACCAGCACATGGAAAGTGGGCGTACAAAGGGAAAGATTGTTCTAAGAATCACATAG
- a CDS encoding ribonuclease E inhibitor RraB has product MSETIEELRQRESLDLETINALKKEGSNFEKEHYLEHYFFLKTESSIEEIARRLNDKGYDLYEPNLVEEDQQELFMFKVAKKCFIEPDKIFETTKYLTELAIQFGGSASCYDGWETQVIK; this is encoded by the coding sequence ATGAGTGAAACAATAGAAGAGTTGAGACAAAGAGAGTCTCTAGACCTTGAAACAATTAATGCATTAAAGAAGGAAGGCTCAAATTTCGAAAAAGAACATTATTTGGAACACTATTTTTTCTTGAAAACTGAGTCCTCAATTGAGGAAATTGCCAGAAGGCTAAATGATAAGGGTTATGATTTGTATGAACCAAATTTGGTTGAAGAGGATCAACAAGAACTGTTTATGTTTAAAGTAGCAAAAAAATGTTTTATAGAGCCTGATAAGATATTCGAAACAACTAAGTATCTTACAGAGTTAGCAATTCAATTTGGAGGAAGTGCCTCCTGTTATGACGGCTGGGAGACACAAGTAATAAAATAA
- a CDS encoding PadR family transcriptional regulator, translating to MKHKLLPLSETMHYILLALREPLHGYAVMQKIEKISNGTVALAAGTLYGAIENLNKHGWIESVGESGRRKVYMITAEGNAILKMEQDRLLHILSLYEGSEGNEEV from the coding sequence ATGAAACACAAATTATTACCGTTGTCTGAAACCATGCATTATATTTTATTGGCTCTGCGTGAACCGCTCCACGGCTATGCCGTCATGCAAAAAATCGAAAAGATTAGTAACGGCACTGTTGCTTTAGCAGCTGGTACATTATACGGTGCAATTGAAAACTTGAATAAGCACGGTTGGATTGAATCTGTCGGAGAGTCAGGCCGGAGGAAGGTTTATATGATCACTGCGGAAGGAAATGCGATTTTAAAAATGGAACAAGACAGGTTGCTGCATATTTTATCCCTGTACGAAGGAAGTGAAGGCAATGAAGAAGTTTAA
- a CDS encoding acyl-CoA thioesterase, producing the protein MQMKPEYEDFPLKAYDKIRYADTDRQGHVNNALFSTFLETGRTELLYAKEPLHAENASFVIASLKLDLLSEIRWPGTVEIGSAITRVGNSSFSLFQGIYQNGKLAAVAETVIVQMDEDTRKSAPLSSETKERLKQYLLEIQ; encoded by the coding sequence ATGCAAATGAAACCGGAATATGAAGATTTTCCATTAAAGGCATATGACAAAATCAGATATGCAGATACGGATCGTCAGGGACATGTAAATAACGCACTGTTTTCAACCTTTCTGGAAACGGGAAGAACGGAGCTTCTCTATGCAAAGGAGCCGCTGCATGCTGAAAATGCGTCGTTTGTCATAGCGAGTCTGAAGCTGGACTTGCTTTCTGAAATACGATGGCCTGGGACAGTGGAAATTGGCAGTGCCATTACAAGAGTCGGAAACAGTTCCTTTTCTTTATTTCAAGGAATCTATCAAAATGGCAAGCTTGCTGCAGTGGCAGAAACCGTCATCGTGCAAATGGATGAGGACACTAGGAAATCGGCGCCGCTTTCCTCTGAAACAAAAGAGCGATTAAAACAATATTTACTTGAAATTCAATAA
- a CDS encoding DUF2812 domain-containing protein: MKKFKMFVDIEKEEQWLNEQLQKGYRCINISGLGIYTFEKTDKRYVMRLDYQEYLSKEKLNEYKGIYEDFGWNHLKGTWLGGIQYWQKEDDGQTEIFSDRQSRNNYYKRLMGYSSSLAIVFLLFSYTIYKDSGLYLTEGLWSMKGSLFWKAFLFETPFALLRSFPALMVAFYTISYYKAYRKYSMLKEK; this comes from the coding sequence ATGAAGAAGTTTAAGATGTTTGTTGATATTGAAAAAGAGGAGCAATGGCTGAACGAGCAATTACAAAAAGGCTATCGCTGCATAAATATTAGCGGATTAGGAATCTACACTTTCGAAAAGACTGACAAGAGATATGTAATGCGACTGGATTATCAAGAATATTTATCAAAGGAAAAACTAAATGAATATAAAGGGATCTATGAAGACTTCGGTTGGAATCATTTAAAAGGAACCTGGCTTGGGGGAATTCAATATTGGCAAAAGGAAGATGACGGACAAACTGAAATCTTCTCCGATCGCCAATCGAGGAATAATTACTATAAAAGATTGATGGGTTATTCATCTAGTTTAGCGATCGTGTTTTTACTTTTCTCTTATACGATTTACAAAGATTCAGGATTATATTTAACCGAAGGCCTTTGGAGCATGAAAGGGTCATTATTTTGGAAAGCATTCCTATTTGAAACTCCATTTGCCCTTTTAAGGTCATTCCCCGCCTTAATGGTTGCTTTTTATACTATCAGTTACTATAAAGCTTACCGAAAGTATTCTATGTTAAAAGAAAAGTAA
- a CDS encoding short-chain dehydrogenase, producing the protein MPVHEFGIIDNIEDVKSQFDYEPLKYKCTSVDDEIIDTLNDQLSIVKTYFHSLDRPEYGLAYWGITIIPLESLSLFYDVVTSSPSYKKSDELVELVAKIIQAKEEKKYMIHFGV; encoded by the coding sequence ATGCCTGTTCATGAATTTGGGATAATTGATAATATCGAAGACGTTAAAAGTCAATTTGATTATGAACCTCTAAAATACAAGTGTACTTCTGTTGATGATGAGATAATTGATACCTTAAATGATCAATTATCTATCGTAAAAACCTACTTTCATTCGCTTGATCGTCCAGAGTATGGTTTAGCTTATTGGGGAATTACAATAATCCCACTTGAATCCTTATCCTTATTCTATGACGTGGTTACATCCTCACCATCGTATAAAAAGTCTGATGAACTTGTTGAATTGGTTGCAAAGATAATACAGGCCAAGGAAGAAAAGAAATACATGATACATTTTGGTGTATAA